The DNA region ATATCATGTTCCAATGGATTGATGCCCAGACGTTCCAAGGATTCCAAGTAGAGTTCTTGGATATTAGCTGGAGATGGCTTCATCACTACTTGGAATTGGTGGTGCTGATAGAGGCGATTTGGGTTTTCCCCATAACGACCATCAGCAGGACGACGTGATGGTTCAACGTAAGCTGCATTCCAAGGCTCTGGACCGATGGCACGCAGGAAGGTATAAGGTGACATGGTACCCGCCCCTTTTTCCGTATCGTAGGCCTGCATCAACATGCAGCCCTGCTCATTCCAAAATTGTTGTAAAGTGAGAATAATCTCTTGGAAAGTTAATTTTTGTGACATAAGTACTCCTTATTAAATTATTTTTGGCGACAGTTGTTTCCGCAAGCCGATAATGCTAGTGGAAACAACCCAGTGCATCGTCTAGGTCAGCCGCCATAGCGGTGACCGTTAGTGACTAACACCTTAAGGCGCTAAAGTCGCTTGGACGAGGTAAAAGTTAATTTTTGTGACATAATATCCCCCTTTTTTATAACTAATGAATTAGCACTAGCCATCTAACCAAGGCAACTGCTCAAGAGCCTGGTCACAACTATCAATCGTTCCCAGCTTCAAAACAAAAGCAGTTAGTCTGCCTGACTGGTATGATAAATCTGACTGCAATAGCTTGAATAGTAGTAGCGAATTTTCCCCTGCGACAACTCATAGGTCGCTCATTTATCTTCGCCCGATGTCCACTTGAATATCTCTCGCCTTACTCTAGCATGAACCGAAAAAGCTGAGACAATTCTTACGACAAAACAAGCAATGGCAAAAGACACTGCCCCCACATAAATCCCCAGTCTCGTACCGAACCCGTAAGCATCGTTGCACTCCTTTTGGATAGTTGATTATTATAGCAAAAAACCACCTACCATACACTCCTAGCTAACGCATAGGGGCGTATGGCACGCGGTTCCACCCTAATTTATGACTTCATTGTGATGCAATTTTTCAGTATCTAACCCAAAAGCGCCAGCTACTCAACTTGTCCTGTCCAGCTCCCACTACCCTGCACTCGCTTAAAGAACGCCTTGAGGCTTTCTTTTGTATAAAACATTGTAGCAGAAAATAGAGAATTTGTCCACGACTTACATATTGAAGTGAGATTATTTTTCCTTGATACCATTTGGAATGATGATTTCTTTCAACAACCAATTTTCCTCACAAATCCGCTTGTAAATAGCATAGGCATAAAATGGCAAGATTAAAGCAGCGAATTTTGCATGACAAAGCAGAAGAATCCCAAGCAGTTCTGGAGCAATGTTTAGGAAATAATTTGGATGCTTAACAACTCGGAACAACCAATGATCTACAAATTTGTGTTCCTTCAACAGCATCAATTTTACTGTCCAAATTTCTCCCAACAAACGAGTCACGACACATAATACAAGAAGTGAAAACAGCATAAGAGCGAGACCAAGGTAACCAACGCTATCTAGTTGTACTTTATAAACAATCGCCTCTACTATACACATCAGATAAAACAATATATGCAAAAGGGTGATCAGTTTTGTATTTGAAACCCCATACTCTTTACCTCCGTTGGCTAAAATTCGTTTTTCATTTTGAATTGACAATTTTAAAAACGCTAGCCGAATTCCAAACATCACTAACATGATGACAATAACAATAGACATTTATCTTACTCCTTATAATCAATTTTTCCATTTGTATATGCCTATTATCTTATCGAAAAGCAGGAGCTATGTCAATCATACAAAGAGGTAAACTATCAGCTGTCACACTCTATTTTATACTCAATGAAAATCAAAAATGAGAAAACATGCTTACAGATAGAGCTAAAGTTCCTCCAAGGAAGTCGATAAAAGATCGGTTTGATTCTTGAAGAAGATTGAAAAGAAAAACACAGCAGAGTTCCTCTGACTCCACTGTGATACAAGACGAACAAGAATAAATGGCAAATCTATATCAAAAACATTCGTCTTTTTCCGAATTATGCACCTACCGCAGCTTGAAGGGGGCTACATAAACCTACCGATGGCTAATCTTTCTTGTAAGGAAGTCACCGACAAACTGGATGGCAAAGATAATTACCAAAATCAAGAAGGTAGCAAAGAAGGTCACATCATGGTTATACCGTAGATAACCATAGGACAAGGCAACTTGTCCCAAACCACCAGCACCGATAGCACCTGCCATAGCTGTATAACCTACCAAAGAAACCAGAGTCAAAGTCGTTACACGAATCAAATCTGGCAATCCCTCACGAAGGTAGACCAGAACAATATCCCAGAAGGTAGCGCCTGAAGCTTGAGCTGCTTCGATAACACCCCGATCCAACTCTGATAAGACCACCTCTACCTGACGGGCGAAAAATGGAAAAACCGATAAGGCTAGAGGAACCAAAGCTGCCTCTGTACCGATTGATTTTCCAACAATAAGCCTCGTCACAGGTGCAATGGCTGCAAGTAAGATGATAAATGGGATAGCTCGAAAAATGGAAGCTATCTTATCCAAAATCCAGTAAATCAGCCTGTTTGCAATAACCCCATGTGGACCTGTTAAGACCAAAAACAAACCTGAGATCAATCCCAAAAATCCACCTGCTGCAAAAGAAGCAAATGTCATATATAAGGTCAAATTAAAGTGCGTCAACCAACCTGTCTGACCATCCCATCCTAGTTTATAAATATTTGGAAAATTCGCTTGAATCCATTCGAACATCTAGTTCACCCCTTTCAAAATCGTCACTTCAACATGCGCCTCTGCCACTGCTTCCAAAGCCCGGTGCAGTTGTCCCGAATCCCCAGACAAGATAACCACCATTTCACCCACTGGTGTATGGTCTAAAATCTCAATATTTCCATAGAGAATGTTAGCAGATACCTGATAAAATTTATACAAGTCGTTAACAATAGCTGTGTCTGTATTTGAACCAGAATATTTGAGCTGAACCAAAAGACTATCCTTCGGTAGGTTCTTCACAATATCCTGCTGATAAATTTTTACCAAAGCTTCATCAATTCCTGTTGCTGTTTTGATAAAGTCTTGGGTCAATTCCTCTTTTGGGTGAGAGAAAATATCAAGAACAGAACCTTCCTCAATCAATCGACCATCCTGCATAACTGCAACACGATTACAAATATCTTTGACAATCTGCATTTCATGGGTAATCATGACAATCGTCAACCCCAATTTTTCGTTCAGTTCTTGCAGAAGTGATAAAATTTGCTTGGTCGTTTTAGGATCCAAGGCAGAAGTTGATTCATCTGAGATCAATATTTTAGGGTCATTTGCCAAGGCACGCGCAATGGCAACACGTTGCTTTTGACCACCAGATAGCTGAGAAGGATAGTTTTCTGAACGGTCAGAAAGTCCTACTAATTCCAAGAGTTTAGCAACTTTTTCCTTTTTTTCCTGCTTGCTCAAGCCTGAGTGTTTGAGGGCAAATGCTACATTTTCCTCAGCTGTCATCTGAGCCATCAAATTGAAGTGCTGGAAAATCATTCCAATCTCTCTGCGTTTACTCCGCAGTTGTGCCGAAGTCAAGGTTACCCTGTCATCCTCATAGATTACATCCTCATCAATTGTAATCTTTCCAGCAGTTGGTACCTGTAAAAGATTGATAACACGAACAAGTGTTGACTTACCGGCACCAGAATAACCTACAATACCATAGATGTCACCTTGTTGAACATGAATCGTCACATCTTTTACTGCTTCAATCGTGCGTTTTTTCTGATGAAAAGTCACATCAATATTATCCAACTTAATCATTTTTCTACTCATAACTTGCAATCAACTCCTCTACTAATTTGACATGGCTATAATAGTCTACAATGCTGACATTTTCATCACCGGCATGATCGCGGCTATTGGCATTTCCCAAGCCAAAGCCAGCAATCGGCACACCTAAAGCATGAAAGACTGTATGCATGGGACCGGTCCCTGGAGAGGTTGGCAAGACTGCCACACCTTCTGGGGTTAGCTTCTTGGCCAACTCAATAACATTGACAATGGCAGGCGCAGACATATCACTACGGTAACTCATTTCTCCTAAGGTAAAGCTAATCTCCACCTTTTCAAAACCATGCCTGTCCAGATGCTTGCGAATCTTATCCAAAACATCATGCGGCTCTAAACCCGGTACTAGACGAACCTCCATCTTGGCTGAAGCCTGAGCAGGTATAATTGTCTTCACACCCTGACCAAGATAACCTGTTGATAGTCCTTCAATAGTGATGGACGGTTCAAAATACAAACGTTTCAAGAACTCTCGGCGATCCTCCACCAAAGTTGGCAAGGTCAAACCATAGATTTCTTTCATAGATTGACTGGTGGCTAGAGCAAATTCATCAACCAAAGCTAGCTCTCGCTCATTAGGCTCTTGTACTTGTTCATAGATACCATCCACCAAAATTCGTCCATCTGCAGCCCGCATAGATTGGAGAGCTCCCAGTAAATACCAGCTTGCAGAATCAATAACACCACCATAGGAAGAATGAATATCCAACCCAGCCGATTTGACAGAAAGATCAAAGGTCACAATCCCCTTGTTCCCTCCAGCAATTTCCAACTGGTGTAAACTATTACGGTGACCTTGCTCCCAAACTAATAAATCTGCTCCAATTAAATGTTCCTTATATCTGACAAGATATTTATCCAAATCAACAGAAGCCGATTCTTCTGCTCCTTCCATGATAAAAATAACATTGACAGGAAGCTGTCCTTCATGCTTGGCTTGGTATTTTTTTAGTGCAGACAAGCGCGCTGTAATATGCCCTTTATCATCATCTACACCTCGGCCATAGATATACCCATCACGGATACTTAATTCAAAAGGTTGATCCGTCCAAATTTGATCACCATCTGCTGGTACCGTGTCATAATGATTATAAAAAATCAATGTTTTGGCATTGGGGTTGCTAGCAGTAAACTTAGCCATGACAAACGGTGCTGCATAACTATTATCCAAAACAACCTCTGCCCCAGCCTCTTCAAACATTTCTTTCAAATAGGTAGCCACATCCAACAAACCAATCTGTTGAGCAAAAATAGACTTCTTTGAAATCAAGACCTTTAACTTTTCAAAATAGGTCTGAATAATCGCATCCTGCTCAAAAGCCTGAATCCTTGTATCTGTCATTTTTCTATTCCTTCTCTTTCTATTACCAGACTGGTAAAACAAATCAAGAATCAACATATTTTATTTGCTTTGCCAGACTCATTATTACACAAAACTGAAAATTCGGAAAGCCAAATTCCTTTATCCATCAGCAGAATAAGCGCCAAACCAAACAACATAAAAGCAGACAAGAGGCTCGGCCTAAAGGCCAGCCTCTTTACCCGCATACATCTATGATTTTGATCAGTTATTACCAAACTGGCTCATCCATACCATCTGAAGTCTTCTCAATGACCTTTTTCACTTCATCTGTGTGGTAGGCTGCAATGATTTTCTTGATAGCAGCTGCTTGTTCTGATTTTTCCCAATCGCTACGAGCAGCAATCAAGTTATACCACTGTGATGAATTTTCATCCTTTTGCTCCTTGTAAAGGGCATTTTTATAATCCAAACCAGCTTCCAACACAAAGGTATTGTTCACAACTGCTGCATCAACTGAACTGAGTGAACTTGCTGTTTGACTGGCATCTAACTCCGTAATCTTCAAATTTTTCTTATTTTCGGTAATATCAGCGATTGTCGCCAATTCTGTACCAGACACACCTACCTTAATCAAACCTGCCGATTGAAGAAGGTAAAGGGCACGACTCTCGTTTGTCGGATCATTTGGTACTGCAATTTCTGCTCCATTTGGAATATCTTCAACTTTTGTGTACTTGTTCTTTCCACCATCAGTTCCAGAATAAAGACGAATCGGTGCAATATAGGTATCTGCAATAGCCACAAGATTGGCATCATTTTCTGTATTCCAATTCTTCAAAAAGTTATAGTGCTGGAAGGCGTTAATATCTACTTCTTTTTCAACTACTGCCTTATTAGGTTGTGAGTAATCGGTGAACTGAGTGAATTTCAATTTTACCTCATCACCAAGAATCTCTTGAATTTTATCCCAACGTGCTTGTTCTGAATCACTCAAACTCATCACACCAATATGCACAGTCGTTGCGGACGATTCTGACTTCGATGAGGAGTGACCACATGCAGCAAGGAGACCTACTGTCAAGGCCACTGCCACCAAACTAAACCAGTTTTTCAATTTCATAAAATCTATCTCCTTAAAATTTAGAACTGTACCTATCTTAGCACATAATCTTTGTTCTGACTAATTGACTTTTTTTATAGTTTGTTATAACTTTTAACTATAATAAAACCAAGATTTTTTATAGCTTATTTTAATATGCAAAAACCATCAACCACAACGTTAAAAACTGGTCTCCGAATAGGTGAACCAGTTTCATCATTATATAATCAGGAAATTTTCTATAAAACTGCCAGAATAATAAAGTTTAAAATGAAGAGGGCTGTTGCTCCCCAAAGAATTGGATGAACTTCTTTTGCCTTTCCTGTCGAAACTTTTACTAAGCAGTAGAAGATAAAGGATACCGCAATACCGTAAGAAATGGAGAAACAAAGGGCCATGAAGAAGGCTGCAAAGAAGGCTGGAAGCGCATCTTCAAATTGACTCCAATCAACATCCAAGAAGGAGGAAACCATCATCACACCAACGATAATCAGTGCTGGAGCTGTCGCCGCCGCTGGTACAATACCGATAAATGGCAAGATAAAGGTGGATAGGAGGAACAAAACTGCTGCTGTTACCGCTGTTAAGCCTGTGCGTCCCCCTGCTGAGATTCCTGCCGCTGACTCAACATAAGTGGTCGTATTTGATGTACCAAAGAGGGCACCGATTGAAGTACCGACAGCATCTGCAAAAAGAGCCTTATCCATTTTTGAATTGAAGCCCGTACCATTTTCCAGAGCTTCTTCATCTTCCGCTGAGAAAATTCCTGTTTTGCGACCTGTACCAATAAAGGTACCAAGAGTATCAAATGTATCTGATAAACTGAAGGCAAAAATTGTCATCAAAACAAGTGGTAATCGGCTAGAATCTGCAAAAAGAGAGGAAAGTCCTCCAAAAGCTGCAAGGAAGGTTGTTCCCAACTCAGAAAAAGCCGTTCCGATATTATTGTTAGCAAAATCAATCGTAGATAGATCAACGACACCCACTGGAATACCAGCTAATGTTGTCACAACAATACCAATCAAAATAGCACCACGTACATTCTTCATCACCAAAATAGCTGTCAAGAGAAGACCGAATACCGTTAAAAGCACGCTCGGATCCGTGAACGTTGAGATTGCTGGTACAACGCTGCCCTTGGCAAAGACGGAGAAGACACCTTTTGAGAAGGTTTCTGCCGTCGCACTAGCTGGAGCAACACCATTAACCGTAATAATGTCTGAACCAGATGTTAGAAATGTAATCAAGTTGGAGTTTTTAAAACCAAGGTAGGCTACAAAGACACCGATACCTCCACCAATAGCATGTTGCAAACTAACTGGAATGGCTTTAATGATGCTCTTACGAACCTTTGTAACAGTGATAAAAACGTTGAAAAGGCCGCATAGGAAAACCATAGCCAAAGCTTCCTGCCAACTAAAACCCAGTCCGATAACGACTGTATAAGTGAAGAAGGCGTTCAAGCCCATCCCTGGCGCCAAGGCATAAGGAACATTGGCAAAGAGTCCCATCACAAGAGTTGAAGCAGCACTGGCAATAATTGTTGCCAAAAATACTGCCTGTGTAGGCATACCAGCTACACTCAGCACGCTTGGATTGACAAATAAGATATAAGACATGGCAAAGAAGGTGGTAAGACCTGCCATAATTTCTGTTGAAACAGTCGTTCCATGTTCTTTCAATTTGAAAAATTGATCCATTTTTTCATTTCTCCTT from Streptococcus ruminantium includes:
- a CDS encoding isoprenylcysteine carboxyl methyltransferase family protein, with amino-acid sequence MSIVIVIMLVMFGIRLAFLKLSIQNEKRILANGGKEYGVSNTKLITLLHILFYLMCIVEAIVYKVQLDSVGYLGLALMLFSLLVLCVVTRLLGEIWTVKLMLLKEHKFVDHWLFRVVKHPNYFLNIAPELLGILLLCHAKFAALILPFYAYAIYKRICEENWLLKEIIIPNGIKEK
- a CDS encoding methionine ABC transporter permease — encoded protein: MFEWIQANFPNIYKLGWDGQTGWLTHFNLTLYMTFASFAAGGFLGLISGLFLVLTGPHGVIANRLIYWILDKIASIFRAIPFIILLAAIAPVTRLIVGKSIGTEAALVPLALSVFPFFARQVEVVLSELDRGVIEAAQASGATFWDIVLVYLREGLPDLIRVTTLTLVSLVGYTAMAGAIGAGGLGQVALSYGYLRYNHDVTFFATFLILVIIFAIQFVGDFLTRKISHR
- a CDS encoding methionine ABC transporter ATP-binding protein, with protein sequence MSRKMIKLDNIDVTFHQKKRTIEAVKDVTIHVQQGDIYGIVGYSGAGKSTLVRVINLLQVPTAGKITIDEDVIYEDDRVTLTSAQLRSKRREIGMIFQHFNLMAQMTAEENVAFALKHSGLSKQEKKEKVAKLLELVGLSDRSENYPSQLSGGQKQRVAIARALANDPKILISDESTSALDPKTTKQILSLLQELNEKLGLTIVMITHEMQIVKDICNRVAVMQDGRLIEEGSVLDIFSHPKEELTQDFIKTATGIDEALVKIYQQDIVKNLPKDSLLVQLKYSGSNTDTAIVNDLYKFYQVSANILYGNIEILDHTPVGEMVVILSGDSGQLHRALEAVAEAHVEVTILKGVN
- a CDS encoding M20/M25/M40 family metallo-hydrolase — encoded protein: MTDTRIQAFEQDAIIQTYFEKLKVLISKKSIFAQQIGLLDVATYLKEMFEEAGAEVVLDNSYAAPFVMAKFTASNPNAKTLIFYNHYDTVPADGDQIWTDQPFELSIRDGYIYGRGVDDDKGHITARLSALKKYQAKHEGQLPVNVIFIMEGAEESASVDLDKYLVRYKEHLIGADLLVWEQGHRNSLHQLEIAGGNKGIVTFDLSVKSAGLDIHSSYGGVIDSASWYLLGALQSMRAADGRILVDGIYEQVQEPNERELALVDEFALATSQSMKEIYGLTLPTLVEDRREFLKRLYFEPSITIEGLSTGYLGQGVKTIIPAQASAKMEVRLVPGLEPHDVLDKIRKHLDRHGFEKVEISFTLGEMSYRSDMSAPAIVNVIELAKKLTPEGVAVLPTSPGTGPMHTVFHALGVPIAGFGLGNANSRDHAGDENVSIVDYYSHVKLVEELIASYE
- a CDS encoding MetQ/NlpA family ABC transporter substrate-binding protein yields the protein MKLKNWFSLVAVALTVGLLAACGHSSSKSESSATTVHIGVMSLSDSEQARWDKIQEILGDEVKLKFTQFTDYSQPNKAVVEKEVDINAFQHYNFLKNWNTENDANLVAIADTYIAPIRLYSGTDGGKNKYTKVEDIPNGAEIAVPNDPTNESRALYLLQSAGLIKVGVSGTELATIADITENKKNLKITELDASQTASSLSSVDAAVVNNTFVLEAGLDYKNALYKEQKDENSSQWYNLIAARSDWEKSEQAAAIKKIIAAYHTDEVKKVIEKTSDGMDEPVW
- a CDS encoding NCS2 family permease, whose protein sequence is MDQFFKLKEHGTTVSTEIMAGLTTFFAMSYILFVNPSVLSVAGMPTQAVFLATIIASAASTLVMGLFANVPYALAPGMGLNAFFTYTVVIGLGFSWQEALAMVFLCGLFNVFITVTKVRKSIIKAIPVSLQHAIGGGIGVFVAYLGFKNSNLITFLTSGSDIITVNGVAPASATAETFSKGVFSVFAKGSVVPAISTFTDPSVLLTVFGLLLTAILVMKNVRGAILIGIVVTTLAGIPVGVVDLSTIDFANNNIGTAFSELGTTFLAAFGGLSSLFADSSRLPLVLMTIFAFSLSDTFDTLGTFIGTGRKTGIFSAEDEEALENGTGFNSKMDKALFADAVGTSIGALFGTSNTTTYVESAAGISAGGRTGLTAVTAAVLFLLSTFILPFIGIVPAAATAPALIIVGVMMVSSFLDVDWSQFEDALPAFFAAFFMALCFSISYGIAVSFIFYCLVKVSTGKAKEVHPILWGATALFILNFIILAVL